In Pseudopipra pipra isolate bDixPip1 chromosome 24, bDixPip1.hap1, whole genome shotgun sequence, the genomic stretch GCCATTTTTCAACAGTGTGCAGGGCAACAGTGGGAAATACAGCCTGTAATGACTCCAGCTCTGGATGAGCTCTTTCTGCCAGGACCTGCTGGCAGATCTGTTGCCTGTCCTTCTGCACGGAGGTTCTGGCAGGGTGCTCATGTGTAGTGGCTTCTGCTGGAGCTACAATTCAAAGGCTGTACCCAGTGTCTCTAAACTGTTGGTTCCGTTCCAGGAGGAATATGAAGATTCCAGCGGGAACGTCGTGAATAAAAAGACCTATGAAGACCTGAAGCGGCAGGGGCTGCTGTAGCTGTGCCCAGGTGAAGGATCCCACACCTGTGCAGTGAGTGgatgtggcagcagctctgactTCCTGTTTCTGCATTTTGTATGTGCATGAATATAGATTAAAATGATACTTTATAGAATCACTTTCTAGTAAGCCCCTTGTGAAAAGCAGACTTGTGAGATTGTTTTATATTCAAAAATACCTTGAAAAATAAACTCATTTTAATTTAGGAAGTGCCGAGAGACTTGTCTCCTTTCGTATGGTGGAAGGAAGAGGTTTTATTACgtgtttaaaatgctttttacaCAGTTAGAGCTGTCAGAAACAATTCTTTCTTTCACTCCCACTCTGATGGAAATGTTTATGGTGAGGGTTGACTCTGTGAAGCACGTGGACTTGGACAATGTGTGCCGACAGGTGTTCTAGATCTGGCTGTGAGCGTGTGGTTTTCTTTGGGCTCCTTTGCAAAACAAACTCACCTGGCTTAAGGGCTGCTTTTACCTTGGGTCTGTCTCCCTGGGGAGCTTTAGCCACTGTGTTTTTTCAGGGAATCACCAAGTGAGCTGGGTCAGCTTGGGGTGTGGGGACAGTGCATGGTGGTTTCTCTGACGCTGCTGCTGGCTTGAAGGGCCAGGTAGGTTCTTGTGCAGATCCTTCTGTGGTGCAGGaggatggagatgggaacagaTGATGCATTTAGAGGTGACTGCTGTGACTTCAGCACCCTTGGCCCCCAGTGCCATGCTTGGAGATGCCTGTACATACCCCACAGATTCGTGCTGCCTCAGGAATTGCAGGTCCATCGTGCAGAGGCCACACATGTCACATGTGACAGTGGCAGTCCTTGTGCTGCCCAGCCCCTCTGGTGCAGTGGTGGCTCATGTGACATCTCCAGCCTCATAAGCCCtttctctgttgctgtgcagggccatttgtgtctctgctgctgtggagcCACAGGGGACACTTCCCCGGGTGGTGGCTGGCAGGGGTGGGGCTGGGCTGCGGGGCCAGTGCCACAGCACCTGCTCAGAGGTTctccagtgctggcagcagctgcaggaacaggCAGACAGGTGAGTCAGTGCCGTgggctcttctccttccccgGGGGAAGGTTGTTCTGGGATGAGGCCGTGTCAGGTGGGTTCCTTGTTGGTTCCTTGCCTGCCCTGGTGCTAGGCTGGAGTGGCGCTGGGCTCAGTAGGGGTGTCCACAGCTGGTCTGAGTGGTGGCTGCCCTCGTTTGGAAGGTGAGAGGCACCAGCTGGCATTGTCTTCCTCATCACTTTGAGGGAATGGCCTCGGAGGTCTCTGCACAAGCTTTGGCCACTCCAGGTCCTGGGGGAATGGTGACTCAGCCTAGATCATAAAACAGGAGGGGAATGTTACAGTTCTTGGAGAACTTGGCTTTGGAGCCTGTTTGGATTCAAATCTGCTGTTTCCTTAGAGAAACAGGTAAAGATTTGGAATGAAAGTAGAGAAAGTAGAAGGGAGAGCCAGGCCACATCTTCACTTGAAGCAGCATCAGCAAACTTGTGTGGTAGCAGGTGTCACTGTGTCAGCCTGCACCCTGCTCCCGCAGCTGCCTGCAGGTCTGTGCTGCCTGCGAGGCCCAGGGAGGGTTGTTGCCACACCAACAGCACACGCAGCTCCCCGGGGCTCCCGTTCCCCGGCAGCGGCCTCAGTGAGTTTGGGGAGTCTCTCAGGAGGGAGCGACTGGGGCTGAGCCCTGGAGGtggagcccagggctgtgctggggtgtCTGCCCCGCACCTCGGGGGGCAGCTCTGACCGTGTCCTCCTGCCAGGTCTGGGTGCAGCCGCGGTGGATGACGATGGCCGGTCGCCGATGGCTCGTCCCGCCCGTTCAAGGTAACAGGGGCTCTGGTGCAGCACCGAGAGTGTGtccatcccccagcctgggtctgtccctgccccagctgttGGGGCTGTGCCAGAGGCCTCCCTGGGATAAGGGGTGGCCACTGGccccctggggctctgggagagTGGGGAGTATCCCTGCTCACCTGTTTCAAGGCTGCCTTGCTGCTGGGGAGGCTCTTTGGGCTGTAGAGCGGGCAGCAGATGTGGTGGTCTCAGCCATCCCCACTCCATTCCAGGCCTGCTGCTCTGCATCTTGGCTCTGCACATCCGTCTCCAGGACTCTCTTGCCCCAGCAGGTGAGCTCTGTACTCAAGGGAAATCTGTGGGCCTGTGGGAAGTGGGGCAAAGGCAGTGTGGTGCAATGGGGACTTTGTGCCTCTCACCTCCAAGCTGTGTTCTGTAGGACAGAGCTGCACTGAGGAACCTTTCCTTGAGGTTTTGCCCCTGGAAAAGCCTGTTCTTCCCAGGCAGCATGGCTGGAAGGGGGAGAGAGGCTATTGTAACATCTGTCCATAGTGCTGTTGCAGGGGGCTGCTGGCTCTGACCTGGTTCTTGAGCTGCCCGGTCGGTAGCTGCAAACAGCCTCTGTTTGGGACATCCTGTCACTGACTGCCATCCACCTCCCAACCACAGCTGGACAGATGCTTCCCACAGCTCCATGCTGTGGCTCAGGACAGGACACTGGGCTTGCTGAGGgtgtttttccttgtttccttcACCAAAGGGGAACTTTGTGTCTTTCAGAGCACGACACAGTTGCCAACAGCACCGTGGTGGCTGCCAAGAATGCCTTGTGGGTTGCTGCAGCCACCAAGAATGCCTCAGTGGTGACTACAGCTGTAAAGAACACCACCAAGGATGCCGTACTGGTGGCCACCAAAAATGCCAGAGCAATGGTCACCAAGAATGCTGTAGTGGTGGCTACCACCAAGAATGCCTCAGAGGTGGCCACCAAGAACGCCTCAGTGGTGACCACAGCTGTCAAGAACACCACCAAGGGTGCCGCAGTGGTGGCCACCACCAAGAATGCCAGAGCAGTGGCCACCAAGAATGCTGCAGTGGTGGCTGCCACCAAGAATGCTGCAGTGGTGGCTGCCACCAAGAATGCCTCAGAGGTGACCACAGCTGTCAAGAACACCACTAAGGGTGCCGCAGTGGTGGCCACCACCAAGGGTGCCGCAGTGGTGGCCACCACCAAGAATGCCAGAGCAGTGGTGGCTGCCACCAAGAATGCCAGAGCAGTGGTGGCTGCCACCAAGAATGCCTCAGAGGTGGCCACCAAGAATGCCTTGGTGGTGGCCACTGCCAGCAACACCTCGGTGGCTTCCACTGGCAATGCCTCAGTGGCCACCAACACCTCTGTGAATGGTGCACAAGAGACAATGGTAAGGAAAGTACTGGAAAGAGGGGCATTTCTGGGCCATTGCAGCCTTACAGTGTCTCTTGCCCAGCTGGTCTATCGTGACAGCCAGAGTGCCACGGGAGCATCccctggggaggaaggggagcacTATGGGCAGATGGGGGTGGCCCCTCCAGACAGTGAGGCTGTGGCTGGGGACAGCCCCATGGTGCTGTGCAAGGAGGCTTTGCTACATGGTGACACCCTGGCACGTTCTCCCTCCAGCTCACCTGCCAGAGCTTTCAGTGCTCCGGGGAGAGGTGTTACCAGGATGAAGCCCACTCCAACAGAACAGTCACCTGCCATAATGAGACTTACTGTGAGGTATGGCGATGCAGGGGGGCTGCAACAGGGAAACCTCTCCCTTTCTTTATCTCAGCAACCTACAGTGCTCTTTTAAGTCTGTGTCCATCTCctgtttcccttctttctctggCAATCTGCCAGTTATTTCTGCTCCTTTGTAATGGCACCTCTTCACATTTCATCCTTTGACTCTGCTGTTGCAGCTTTATCGTTTCTCCAGCACAAACTACACAGCCGGGTGCAGCAGCAGGtgtggtgtggggctgtgcaggaCCAACGGCAGCGAGAGCAGGCAGCAATGtgccctggagtgctgtgccaCCCCACTGTGCCTGCAGCTCAACGCCAGCACCTACGGTAACAGCTGAGCTTTGCTCTGCGGCACAGGAGGGGCACGGGTGGGCAgagcccatggcagaggggctgtggctACATCGCTGTGTCTCTTCTGCCCTGGGGCTTCCTCTGTCCttggagctgggggagggacagggtggTCCTACCAGCTCTGGCCGCAGCATGAGCTGCACTGGGGAATCTGTCCCTGTGTTGCTGTGGAGGGCCCTGTGTGGGCTGTGTGCTGGGTGCAGCCTCACAGGGctctctgtgtgtctgcaggTGACCTGCCACCCACCACTGCTCCACCCAGGACCACCAACACCACCCACCGACCTCCCCCCCAAAACGTAGGTACTAcctgggcagaggctgctgcagctcctggggctctctgggggctgtggctgctgggacAGCTGAGCTCCCACCTGAGCAGGAAACAGGGAAAGGTCCCTCCTACAtctgctttatgaggtcaaaaTCTGCCTCTGGAAGGGGAACAAATCGTAAATGGGCATTGGAAGTAAAGAGTCGTTAAGGAGCCCTGTCCATCGGGCCTTatccccagcccagcacttgCATCAGCTCAGGCAGTTTGACTTGATTGCATGGCTGAgccttcctgcagctgcagggagagcacaggACCCACTGAACTCTGCAGCCCTTTCCTGAGTCTAGTGGAGAGGAAAGTGCTTATCTTTGCAGAGCCCTGttaagaggaaggaaaaggaggctTGAAACATGTTTGCTCTGCTAGTGTTTCAGTAGTTTCCTTCGGTTTCAGATGGGCCACTGATAGTCTTTTTTCTCTGGATCTAAAATGCCTGATACAGCACAAATAATGAAGAACAGAGGGGGGTGGGAGAGGAGCCCTCAGGAGCAAAGGGCTGACTGAAATGCAGTGAGAGTCTGATGGATATATGGTGTCTCCCCTGGTCCTTTGTTGTAGGGGAAAGTGTGCACAGCATTCTCCTGTCACGGGGATGGGTGTTTCAAAGGCAGGAAGACCGTTGCTAGATGCACGTTGGGGCAGGACTTCTGTGAGGTAAggcctggggctgcagagcaggacagccCCAGATCTGCCATTGTGTTCCTGTAATGCGAGTACCAAAGGCTTGACATGACCCCTAGGCTAATGTGTCTCTCTTCCTTCCAGATGAAGAGGACGGGCTTGAATTAC encodes the following:
- the LOC135402164 gene encoding uncharacterized protein LOC135402164; translated protein: MEMGTDDAFRGDCCDFSTLGPQCHAWRCLYIPHRFVLPQELQVHRAEATHVTCDSGSPCAAQPLWCSGGSCDISSLISPFSVAVQGHLCLCCCGATGDTSPGGGWQGWGWAAGPVPQHLLRGSPVLAAAAGTGRQVWVQPRWMTMAGRRWLVPPVQGLLLCILALHIRLQDSLAPAEHDTVANSTVVAAKNALWVAAATKNASVVTTAVKNTTKDAVLVATKNARAMVTKNAVVVATTKNASEVATKNASVVTTAVKNTTKGAAVVATTKNARAVATKNAAVVAATKNAAVVAATKNASEVTTAVKNTTKGAAVVATTKGAAVVATTKNARAVVAATKNARAVVAATKNASEVATKNALVVATASNTSVASTGNASVATNTSVNGAQETMLTCQSFQCSGERCYQDEAHSNRTVTCHNETYCELYRFSSTNYTAGCSSRCGVGLCRTNGSESRQQCALECCATPLCLQLNASTYGDLPPTTAPPRTTNTTHRPPPQNGKVCTAFSCHGDGCFKGRKTVARCTLGQDFCEMKRTGLNYMAGCSKACKAAKPVCASGMKAACYQECCPATPKASCLKLDGKIHVNSAGQG